One Pan paniscus chromosome 16, NHGRI_mPanPan1-v2.0_pri, whole genome shotgun sequence DNA segment encodes these proteins:
- the GPR176 gene encoding G-protein coupled receptor 176 isoform X2, producing the protein MKAFKEKCFLVKMDCKGVRALKGLACQMKYTTGNFMVLWSTCRTTVFKSVTNRFIKNLACSGICASLVCVPFDIILSTSPHCCWWIYTMLFCKVVKFLHKVFCSVTILSFPAIALDRYYSVLYPLERKISDAKSRELVMYIWAHAVVASVPVFAVTNVADIYATSTCTEVWSNSLGHLVYVLVYNITTVIVPVVVVFLFLILIRRALSASQKKKVIIAALRTPQNTISIPYASQREAELHATLLSMVMVFILCSVPYATLVVYQTVLNVPDTSVFLLLTAVWLPKVSLLANPVLFLTVNKSVRKCLIGTLVQLHHRYSRRNVVSTGSGMAEASLEPSIRSGSQLLEMFHIGQQQIFKPTEDEEESEAKYIGSADFQAKEIFSTCLEGEQGPQFAPSAPPLSTVDSISQVAPAAPVEPETFPDKYSLQFGFGPFELPPQWLSETRNSKKRLLPPLGNTPEELIQTKVPKVGRVERKMSRNNKVSIFPKVDS; encoded by the exons GAAACTTCATGGTGTTATGGTCAACTTGCCGCACAACCGTGTTCAAATCTGTCACCAACAGGTTCATTAAAAACCTGGCCTGCTCGGGGATTTGTGCCAGCCTGGTCTGTGTGCCCTTCGACATCATCCTCAGCACCAGTCCTCACTGTTGCTGGTGGATCTACACCATGCTCTTCTGCAAGGTCGTCAAATTTTTGCACAAAGTATTCTGCTCTGTGACCATCCTCAGCTTCCCTGCTATTGCTTTGGACAG GTACTACTCAGTCCTCTATCCACTGGAGAGGAAAATATCTGATGCCAAGTCCCGTGAACTGGTGATGTACATCTGGGCCCATGCAGTGGTGGCCAGTGTCCCTGTGTTTGCTGTAACCAATGTGGCCGACATCTATGCCACGTCCACCTGCACGGAAGTCTGGAGCAACTCCTTGGGCCACCTGGTGTACGTTCTGGTGTATAACATCACCACGGTCATTGTGCCTGTGGTGGTGGTGTTCCTCTTCTTGATACTGATCCGACGGGCCCTGAGTGCCAGCCAGAAGAAGAAGGTCATCATAGCAGCACTCCGGACCCCACAGAACACCATCTCTATTCCCTATGCCTCCCAGCGGGAGGCCGAGCTGCACGCCACCCTGCTCTCCATGGTGATGGTCTTCATCTTGTGTAGTGTGCCCTATGCCACCCTGGTCGTCTACCAGACTGTGCTCAATGTCCCCGACACTTCCGTCTTCTTGCTGCTCACTGCTGTTTGGCTGCCCAAAGTGTCCCTGCTGGCAAACCCTGTTCTCTTTCTTACTGTGAACAAATCTGTCCGCAAGTGCTTGATAGGGACCCTGGTGCAACTACACCACCGGTACAGTCGCCGTAATGTGGTCAGTACAGGGAGCGGCATggctgaggccagcctggaacCCAGCATACGTTCGGGTAGCCAGCTCCTGGAGATGTTCCACATTGGGCAGCAGCAGATCTTTAAGCCCACAGAGGATGAGGAAGAGAGTGAGGCCAAGTACATTGGCTCAGCTGACTTCCAGGCCAAGGAGATATTTAGCACCTGCCTGGAGGGAGAGCAGGGGCCACAGTTTGCGCCCTCTGCCCCACCCCTGAGCACAGTGGACTCTATATCCCAGGTGGCACCGGCAGCCCCTGTGGAACCTGAAACATTCCCTGATAAGTATTCCCTGCAGTTTGGCTTTGGGCCTTTTGAGTTGCCTCCTCAGTGGCTCTCAGAGACCCGAAACAGCAAGAAGCGGCTGCTTCCCCCCTTGGGCAACACCCCAGAAGAGTTGATCCAGACAAAGGTGCCCAAGGTAGGCAGGGTGGAGCGGAAGATGAGCAGAAACAATAAAGTGAGCATTTTTCCAAAGGTGGATTCCTAG